Genomic DNA from Candidatus Thermoplasmatota archaeon:
AGTAGTCCATCTGGTAGCGATCGTCGAGAAATCCGTATGCTTCGTAGTCGCCCTCGACGCTCATCTGGCCTGACGGGTCCGATATGTCGACGTACACTATCCTCGTCGTCGGCTCTCCCCTGAGCTCGTCCCCCCAGTCGGGCTGCGCAACGAAGATCGCGCTCTCGGTCACATGAACCTGATTGTAGCTTCCGTTGAAGTCGATCGTCATCACCTCATTGACGTTCGTCGGATCGGAGATGTCGAAGGACGTGACGTGCGTCGTGTCCTCGCCCTCGGGGGAGAACCATCTCCACATATAGTCGTTCGAGGCGGCGTAGATGACGTTTCCGACTCCGCGCGTGTCCTGTACGTATCCGGGTATGCTGAGCTTGTCCACGATCTCTGGCGCCGTGAGGTTCGAGATGTCCACGACCACTATCTGGCTGCCTATGTGGAAATCACACACCTGGCGCACGTTCTCGAGCAGGTAGAGGTCGTACCAGTACTGATACCTGGCCTGCACGACGAGGTACGCGTTGTCCCCGACGATGTACATCTCAACCGGCTCGCCATAGACCCTCGCGCGCCCGAGGATGTCGGGCTCGTCAGGGTTTGAGACGTCCACGATAATCAGCCCGCGGTACGGGTTCAGGATGAAGTACGTGTCCCCGACAAGCTTGACAATGTCCGCTTCCTCCACATCCCTCGGCGGAACCGTGTTGGGCTCTGCGGCACCGAGAAGGGCCATGTCATCCATAGTCCGCATTCCGCCGTCCTCGTAGTACGGACCCTGCATCTGCAGCTCAGGATGCATGTTGATGTATTCCTGCGCCTCCTCCAGCGGGGCGTACCGCTTGATCTCGTCGA
This window encodes:
- a CDS encoding beta-propeller domain-containing protein, translated to MSKDSENVGSWLTSKRLALIVSAVVVASVLAPVGLIVLMNPAEPSGPDYPDAPGYEGLVITLPAADVGADACQAGEFVTELPIDEIKRYAPLEEAQEYINMHPELQMQGPYYEDGGMRTMDDMALLGAAEPNTVPPRDVEEADIVKLVGDTYFILNPYRGLIIVDVSNPDEPDILGRARVYGEPVEMYIVGDNAYLVVQARYQYWYDLYLLENVRQVCDFHIGSQIVVVDISNLTAPEIVDKLSIPGYVQDTRGVGNVIYAASNDYMWRWFSPEGEDTTHVTSFDISDPTNVNEVMTIDFNGSYNQVHVTESAIFVAQPDWGDELRGEPTTRIVYVDISDPSGQMSVEGDYEAYGFLDDRYQMDY